One genomic window of Gimesia chilikensis includes the following:
- a CDS encoding amidohydrolase family protein, producing MIYDVNVYLSQWPFRRLPNDDTASLVRKLKQNQIQQALAGSFDGLLHKDLMSVNQRLVTECQTKGEGILVPVGSINPRLPGWEADVIACHEKWKMPGIRLHPNYHEYELSDPAVKKLFAQAAERGLFIQIAMRMEDDRTHHPLVRVPDVNFEDLPGLMKQHEQLQVTILNGMKSLRGAKLTRLTENPNLTIEIAMLEEVGGIEKLMKQVPYQQILFGSYYPFFYLESSLNKLRESQLGQEIETKIIWENAQNRFVKRQS from the coding sequence ATGATTTATGACGTCAACGTTTATCTCTCACAGTGGCCGTTCCGCCGTCTGCCCAATGATGATACCGCCTCCCTGGTCAGAAAGCTCAAACAGAATCAGATTCAACAGGCTCTGGCCGGCAGTTTCGATGGACTGCTCCACAAAGATCTGATGTCGGTGAATCAAAGGTTGGTCACAGAGTGTCAGACTAAAGGGGAAGGCATCCTGGTTCCCGTCGGCAGCATTAACCCGCGACTTCCAGGCTGGGAAGCGGATGTCATTGCCTGTCATGAAAAGTGGAAGATGCCCGGCATCCGGCTGCATCCGAATTATCACGAATACGAACTCAGTGATCCTGCCGTGAAGAAGCTGTTTGCCCAGGCAGCCGAGCGTGGACTGTTCATCCAGATTGCCATGCGGATGGAAGACGATCGGACGCATCATCCGCTGGTGCGTGTTCCCGATGTGAATTTTGAAGACTTGCCAGGTCTGATGAAACAGCATGAACAGCTGCAGGTCACCATCTTGAATGGCATGAAGTCACTGCGAGGTGCGAAGCTGACCCGCTTGACGGAAAACCCGAACCTGACGATTGAGATCGCGATGCTGGAAGAAGTGGGCGGAATCGAGAAGCTGATGAAACAGGTGCCGTATCAGCAGATCCTGTTTGGTTCTTACTATCCGTTTTTCTACCTGGAATCGAGCTTGAATAAACTCAGAGAATCGCAACTGGGCCAGGAAATTGAAACCAAAATCATCTGGGAGAATGCACAGAATCGGTTCGTGAAGAGACAATCGTAA
- a CDS encoding preprotein translocase subunit SecA — MSISSHSYHWMKTGFRPAKSRLSRWRAQANQIIKRGEALKTVTDDELERYSLELRWRAKSGEPLRKIMPEAYALVRESAWRTLKMAHFPVQLMGGIALFEGGIAEMQTGEGKTLTAVLPAYLRALMGKGCHVVTVNDYLAKRDSELMGPVFNKLGLSVGCITSDMEDEDRRIAYGLDVTYGTANEMGFDFLRDRIRIGASAPGQLEQAISNHKSSGKEPLVQRGNYFALIDEADSVLIDEARTPLIIGLIQPNDAASVNLFRWSNRATHQLESEVDYVYEPKKRSAYLTDQGCRKVLLMPKPSLLDSIDTERIYKQVEQSLIARFGFLKDRDYVVVNDEVVIVDESTGRMMEGRKWQDGLHQSIEAQEHVPITAATGQAARITVQSFFQNYAHLAGMTGTAALAEREIRKTYKVSVTSIPTHRPCLRKGSPPRVFKTLQAKRMAVVEEIERLRQKRCSILVGTPSVEASEELGDLLAMKAIPHQILNAKYHEQEAEIVKKAGEPARVTIATNMAGRGTDILLKDIVRENGGLHVIATEMHTSARIDRQLIGRSARQGDPGHYQFFLSLEDELLRCLELNQLNQIIRSAKADERGELSPGWISFFKKTQDFLEKLHRKQRRDMLKQEKFRIEMFHKMGLDPYLEWTE, encoded by the coding sequence TTGAGCATCTCATCGCACAGCTATCATTGGATGAAAACCGGATTTCGCCCTGCTAAATCCCGGCTCTCCCGCTGGCGCGCCCAGGCTAATCAGATTATTAAGCGTGGGGAAGCGTTGAAGACAGTGACTGATGATGAACTCGAACGCTATTCTCTGGAATTGCGCTGGCGCGCCAAATCGGGCGAGCCTCTCAGGAAAATCATGCCCGAGGCGTACGCCCTGGTACGGGAATCGGCCTGGCGAACCCTGAAAATGGCCCATTTCCCTGTACAGCTTATGGGGGGAATCGCGCTCTTCGAAGGGGGCATCGCCGAGATGCAGACCGGGGAAGGAAAAACGCTGACAGCCGTGCTCCCCGCTTATTTGCGAGCGCTAATGGGCAAAGGCTGTCATGTAGTCACCGTCAACGATTACCTGGCGAAACGTGACTCAGAACTGATGGGCCCTGTTTTCAATAAACTCGGATTGTCCGTCGGTTGCATCACCTCTGATATGGAAGATGAAGATCGACGCATTGCCTACGGTCTCGATGTCACCTACGGCACCGCCAATGAAATGGGCTTTGACTTTCTCAGGGATCGCATTCGCATTGGAGCCAGTGCCCCGGGGCAGTTAGAGCAAGCCATTTCCAATCACAAATCATCGGGCAAGGAACCACTGGTTCAGCGGGGAAATTACTTCGCCCTGATTGACGAAGCTGATAGTGTGTTGATCGATGAAGCCCGAACACCGTTGATTATCGGTCTGATTCAGCCCAATGATGCGGCTTCCGTAAACCTCTTCCGCTGGAGCAACCGGGCCACGCATCAACTGGAATCTGAAGTCGATTACGTTTACGAGCCCAAAAAACGGTCTGCTTATCTGACTGACCAGGGCTGTCGCAAAGTATTGCTGATGCCCAAGCCTTCGCTGCTGGATTCGATAGACACCGAACGCATCTACAAACAGGTCGAACAGTCGCTGATTGCCCGCTTCGGCTTTCTGAAAGATCGCGATTATGTCGTCGTGAATGATGAAGTGGTCATCGTCGACGAATCCACGGGCCGTATGATGGAAGGCCGTAAGTGGCAGGACGGGTTGCATCAGTCCATCGAAGCCCAGGAACATGTCCCCATTACCGCAGCCACAGGTCAGGCAGCGCGGATTACCGTGCAGAGCTTCTTCCAGAACTACGCCCATCTGGCTGGGATGACCGGAACCGCGGCGCTGGCAGAACGCGAGATTCGAAAAACCTATAAAGTCTCAGTGACATCGATCCCCACCCATCGCCCCTGTCTGCGGAAAGGAAGTCCTCCCCGCGTCTTCAAAACACTGCAGGCCAAGCGGATGGCGGTGGTCGAAGAAATCGAACGCCTGCGTCAAAAACGTTGTTCCATTCTGGTCGGAACCCCATCGGTGGAAGCCTCCGAAGAACTGGGAGATCTGCTGGCGATGAAGGCGATTCCGCATCAGATTCTGAATGCCAAGTATCACGAACAGGAAGCTGAGATCGTCAAAAAAGCGGGCGAACCTGCCCGCGTGACGATCGCCACCAACATGGCCGGGCGGGGGACCGACATCCTGCTCAAAGACATCGTTCGCGAAAATGGCGGTCTGCATGTGATCGCTACGGAAATGCATACCTCGGCCCGTATTGACCGTCAGTTAATCGGTCGTTCGGCTCGTCAGGGTGACCCTGGTCACTATCAGTTTTTCCTCTCACTGGAAGATGAACTGCTCCGCTGCCTGGAACTGAACCAGCTGAATCAGATCATCCGCTCTGCGAAAGCTGATGAACGCGGCGAACTGTCACCCGGCTGGATTTCGTTTTTCAAGAAGACGCAGGACTTCCTTGAAAAACTGCATCGCAAACAGCGGCGTGACATGCTCAAGCAGGAAAAATTCCGTATCGAGATGTTTCATAAAATGGGCCTCGATCCCTACCTGGAATGGACCGAGTAA
- a CDS encoding peptidylprolyl isomerase: MISKLIDNLWRPRRRQHHRRLKKTTAPLAATEKLEDRTLLSGQDLIAFGQALAAANVTLYGAVWDADTTAQKALLADGATYINFVDITDNERNLNGSAADVGISDVQNLRPIWRLNNGTLIEGSSINSLQDLATATGIAITNSEGPYLKDIPTQNLFANTGLHVALDGFDPDGGPLTYTIESSNPNVSARLLTGNRSLRINVAGYGEMIFELFEGRASRATDRIIQLAQEGFYDGVSFHRIINDAIIQGGDPTGTGAGGSTYGSFDDQFHPELQHVQSGLLSMAKAQDDTNNSQFFITDRPLRRLDYQHTIFGFLTEGDDVRNAINDVKVVNTDDPFFNITMDSVEVFSDFENATLFLNAAEGYSGSSTITVTVTDQDGNQQQRQFQVNVTPDTIDPPYQDPVTDNIIFDASDANPYLADIPTLQVRAGESIQYQLQAIDVDATAPNNGVPVYMNQDLLSDYGLYIPVTAPAGLINTIDLNNQGILTISPNAGLAPGIYQLTVAVGFQTSAIDYQVVTVVVTEPPVANNDFVALQGDTPATFDIFANDTDSDGTIDEQSAEIISQPTHGTVTLVQVGEDDYEIQYTADGSGYMGLDSFTYRVADNLGAYSNVATVQFSIAPEGVILVTNLTDTSPNNRVTLRRAIQAANSDTSIGAAPAGNGADIIMFDPALFNGTAKTLIISQDLEITDSLTIIAPTSAEGSPLLTIDAYQNDRHFLIDDGLESDLVVRLENLKLTKGNLGDNGASIFNAENLVITNSEITNNQSTSGLGGAIYNTGHLEVYDTLFQTNSSLYSSGGAIVSQSGTVILNGSTINQNTAEGFGGGIYAINSDVTLNNSTLSTNVSASGGGGGLYQNGGTLTINGSLITDNTTGAATDGAGLYLFDLTTTITDSTFYLNRSSGSGAAIRQSDGSLTVRNSTFYDNSALFGDGGAISSGALTTLLVNTTLSGNTASSSGGGIYFSNPVDFDSAIISNSTIANNTANQDGGGLFSSFDVITLNNTIVADNSASSSGDDISGYVNGSYSLVESTSGFTNQGSNFITGQDPELLPLADNGGSTLTHALTTTSVAIDAGNPTFDPSTFSPELTLDQRGSARVADGNNDTISRVDIGAYEAESVLASADLTVKWKATSTGSEGQVGSLPANVDFLDEFSPVIVEIWVSITNSTQNGVASAAVDFSFDATYLTVESIVYGAGFTQNQTGAIDNENGTITDLGASSELSAFGAETLVLLARVNLSVKPIDLNADGQYMQPVGNVNFEISNSVINSAVGTAMVTEGAAVNLTLVPALYDLNDSGKIDFGDLLLFVSVYNKTTGAQGADATWASDFDRSGKVDFKDLTLLAANYNKVKGGSSSFVYPTNFSEVWQQNNLVTAIINSENDNTQPLTSEEAAPVLEAAKQQVAASSDEITIEQLSDVKLEIVELPGNQLAKADSSTNTIYLDVNAAGWGWFVDSTPFSNSEFDATEDPRIFTAGLLSDASGQIDLLTVLLHELSHLLGYEHNSDTPLMEPALETGERRLLDYGDSEATDEFFGSYLDPEFGGIN; the protein is encoded by the coding sequence ATGATCTCAAAATTGATTGATAATCTGTGGAGACCACGACGACGCCAGCACCATCGTCGGCTCAAAAAAACAACGGCTCCATTGGCAGCAACTGAGAAGCTGGAAGATCGAACCCTGCTCAGTGGCCAGGACCTGATCGCGTTTGGACAGGCTTTAGCTGCAGCGAATGTCACTCTGTATGGTGCAGTCTGGGATGCCGACACGACAGCACAAAAAGCGTTACTGGCTGATGGCGCGACTTATATTAATTTCGTCGACATTACAGACAACGAACGCAATCTGAATGGCAGTGCTGCTGACGTAGGGATCAGCGATGTTCAGAATCTGCGGCCCATCTGGAGACTGAACAACGGAACGTTAATCGAAGGCAGTTCCATTAACAGTCTGCAGGATCTGGCAACGGCAACTGGAATCGCGATCACGAATTCGGAAGGTCCTTATCTCAAAGACATTCCCACTCAAAATCTATTTGCCAATACCGGTCTGCATGTCGCCCTGGATGGATTTGATCCCGACGGCGGCCCATTGACGTACACAATAGAGAGCAGTAATCCGAATGTCTCCGCACGCTTACTGACTGGAAATCGCAGTTTGCGTATCAATGTCGCAGGCTATGGGGAGATGATTTTTGAACTGTTCGAGGGGCGAGCTTCCCGCGCTACCGACCGGATTATTCAACTGGCCCAGGAAGGCTTTTACGATGGTGTCAGCTTCCACCGGATCATCAATGATGCCATCATTCAGGGGGGAGATCCCACTGGAACCGGCGCTGGCGGTTCTACCTATGGTTCATTTGACGATCAGTTTCATCCCGAGTTACAACACGTGCAATCCGGCCTGCTTTCGATGGCCAAAGCACAGGACGACACCAATAACTCCCAGTTCTTCATCACGGATCGCCCGCTTCGCAGACTCGACTATCAACACACTATTTTCGGTTTCCTGACCGAAGGCGACGATGTTCGCAATGCCATCAACGATGTGAAAGTGGTCAACACGGACGATCCGTTTTTTAATATCACCATGGACAGCGTGGAAGTCTTTTCTGACTTTGAAAATGCCACGCTCTTTTTAAATGCTGCCGAAGGTTATAGCGGTTCATCCACGATCACGGTGACCGTCACTGATCAGGATGGAAATCAGCAGCAGCGACAGTTCCAGGTCAATGTGACACCTGATACGATTGACCCTCCCTACCAGGACCCGGTCACCGACAACATTATTTTTGATGCTTCAGATGCCAATCCTTACCTGGCAGATATTCCTACTCTGCAAGTCAGGGCCGGAGAATCCATTCAGTATCAGTTGCAGGCCATCGACGTCGATGCGACGGCTCCCAACAACGGGGTCCCAGTCTATATGAATCAGGATCTCCTTTCTGATTATGGTCTGTACATTCCGGTTACGGCCCCTGCGGGACTGATTAATACTATTGACCTGAACAACCAGGGAATCCTGACGATCAGTCCCAACGCCGGACTGGCACCAGGCATCTACCAGTTAACCGTGGCAGTCGGATTTCAGACCAGTGCGATTGACTACCAGGTCGTGACGGTCGTAGTGACCGAGCCACCTGTTGCCAACAACGATTTTGTCGCCCTGCAGGGAGACACACCCGCTACGTTCGATATCTTCGCGAATGATACAGACAGTGATGGCACCATCGATGAACAATCCGCGGAAATCATCTCTCAGCCCACACATGGTACTGTTACGCTGGTGCAGGTCGGCGAAGATGACTACGAAATTCAGTACACCGCTGACGGCTCTGGTTACATGGGTCTCGACTCCTTTACCTATCGAGTCGCAGACAACCTGGGCGCCTACTCGAATGTCGCTACCGTACAGTTTTCGATTGCCCCCGAGGGAGTGATTCTGGTCACCAATCTGACCGATACTTCTCCGAATAACCGGGTGACTTTACGCAGAGCGATTCAGGCAGCCAATTCAGACACGAGCATCGGCGCCGCCCCCGCGGGGAATGGCGCAGACATCATCATGTTCGACCCTGCTCTGTTTAATGGCACTGCGAAAACACTGATTATTTCTCAAGACCTTGAGATCACAGACTCGCTCACCATCATCGCTCCCACTTCCGCAGAAGGGTCTCCGCTACTCACCATCGACGCATATCAGAATGATCGGCACTTCCTGATCGATGACGGTCTGGAAAGCGATCTTGTAGTGAGACTGGAAAACCTGAAACTGACCAAGGGTAATCTCGGCGATAACGGGGCATCAATCTTTAACGCCGAAAACCTGGTGATCACCAACAGCGAAATCACGAACAACCAGAGTACATCCGGATTGGGTGGTGCCATCTACAATACGGGACATCTGGAAGTCTACGACACTCTGTTCCAGACCAACAGCTCCCTCTATTCGTCCGGAGGGGCGATTGTCAGCCAGTCTGGTACCGTAATTTTAAATGGCAGTACGATAAACCAGAATACCGCCGAGGGATTTGGAGGCGGTATTTACGCCATCAATTCCGATGTCACTCTGAATAACAGCACGCTATCGACGAATGTCAGCGCAAGCGGTGGGGGAGGCGGCCTCTATCAGAACGGTGGTACTCTGACGATCAACGGATCACTCATCACCGACAACACCACTGGAGCTGCTACCGATGGTGCGGGGCTCTACCTCTTCGATCTCACAACCACAATTACCGACTCCACCTTTTACTTGAACCGCAGCTCTGGTTCCGGTGCCGCCATCAGACAGTCAGACGGATCGCTGACCGTTCGCAACAGCACGTTTTACGACAACTCGGCACTGTTTGGGGACGGGGGAGCAATCTCATCAGGAGCCCTGACGACATTGCTGGTCAACACAACCCTGTCCGGGAATACAGCCAGCAGCAGCGGTGGGGGCATCTACTTCTCCAATCCGGTTGATTTTGACAGTGCCATTATCAGCAACAGTACCATTGCGAATAATACTGCAAACCAGGATGGAGGCGGGCTCTTTTCCTCGTTCGATGTGATTACGCTGAACAACACAATCGTTGCCGACAACTCTGCTTCCAGTTCAGGCGATGACATCAGTGGCTACGTGAACGGGTCTTACAGCCTGGTGGAATCAACGTCCGGATTTACCAATCAAGGATCGAATTTTATCACCGGCCAGGACCCCGAACTGCTTCCCCTCGCCGATAACGGTGGTTCCACTCTGACTCATGCATTGACAACAACCAGTGTCGCCATCGATGCTGGTAATCCCACTTTTGATCCCAGTACTTTTTCTCCTGAACTGACTCTGGACCAGCGCGGCTCTGCTCGTGTTGCCGATGGTAATAACGATACAATCAGCCGCGTTGATATCGGAGCCTATGAGGCAGAATCGGTTCTCGCTTCTGCAGATTTGACCGTGAAATGGAAAGCCACCAGTACTGGTAGCGAAGGGCAAGTCGGCTCCCTGCCAGCAAACGTGGATTTTCTGGACGAGTTCAGTCCAGTCATCGTCGAGATCTGGGTCAGCATTACCAATTCTACTCAAAATGGCGTTGCATCAGCTGCCGTAGACTTCAGCTTTGATGCGACTTATCTGACAGTAGAATCAATCGTATATGGTGCCGGATTTACTCAAAACCAGACCGGGGCCATCGACAACGAAAACGGGACCATCACCGACCTGGGGGCTTCCAGCGAATTGTCTGCTTTCGGAGCAGAAACGCTTGTACTGCTGGCGCGTGTGAACCTGTCAGTCAAGCCGATCGACCTCAACGCTGACGGTCAGTACATGCAGCCTGTGGGCAATGTGAACTTTGAGATTTCGAACAGTGTCATTAACTCTGCTGTCGGAACCGCAATGGTGACGGAAGGTGCAGCGGTGAATCTGACTCTGGTCCCAGCGCTTTACGACCTGAATGACAGTGGTAAGATTGATTTTGGAGACCTGCTTCTATTCGTTTCTGTCTACAATAAAACCACCGGTGCTCAAGGAGCGGACGCCACCTGGGCCTCCGACTTTGATCGTTCCGGTAAAGTCGATTTCAAAGACCTCACCCTGCTGGCTGCCAATTACAACAAGGTAAAAGGGGGCAGCAGTTCCTTTGTGTATCCGACCAACTTCAGTGAAGTCTGGCAACAAAACAACCTGGTCACCGCAATCATCAATTCAGAAAATGACAACACGCAACCATTGACCAGTGAAGAGGCCGCGCCGGTCCTGGAAGCTGCGAAACAACAGGTCGCCGCCAGCTCTGATGAGATTACCATTGAACAGCTCAGTGACGTCAAACTGGAAATAGTCGAACTGCCTGGAAACCAGCTGGCCAAAGCTGACTCTTCCACCAATACAATCTATCTGGATGTTAACGCCGCAGGCTGGGGCTGGTTCGTCGACAGCACGCCATTCTCGAATAGCGAGTTCGATGCCACCGAAGATCCCCGAATCTTCACAGCAGGCCTCCTGAGTGATGCCAGTGGTCAGATTGACCTGCTGACCGTTCTGTTGCATGAACTCAGCCACCTGCTGGGATATGAACACAACTCTGACACCCCTCTCATGGAACCAGCTCTGGAAACAGGCGAACGCAGACTGCTGGATTACGGGGACTCAGAAGCCACCGATGAGTTTTTCGGAAGTTATCTGGATCCGGAATTCGGGGGGATTAACTAA